A region of Pseudomonas cavernicola DNA encodes the following proteins:
- a CDS encoding TorF family putative porin: protein MKRMMTLGLASIVLAPWTLTQAITLNDDFSLALEAGLLSDYRSRGISQTQGDPAVQGSATLLHSSGLYAGAWSSNVDFGFDSKTRQELDYYAGYYWQATDDIALDVAYYKYTYPKQSDLNYSEYFAELNLYGARLGGYYSDDIAGDQSMLYSYVGYGTVLPYAVGLDLRYGLADYKDPVWISSSGSSRDSYHEWEVKLSKEVFALNWSLSYIDTDLSQAECANYMGFDDVCSATVVAGVSKSF from the coding sequence ATGAAACGCATGATGACGCTCGGCTTGGCCAGCATCGTTCTGGCCCCCTGGACACTGACCCAGGCCATCACCCTCAACGATGATTTCAGTCTGGCGCTGGAGGCCGGCCTGCTCAGCGACTACCGTTCGCGCGGCATTTCGCAGACCCAGGGCGATCCGGCCGTGCAGGGCTCGGCGACGCTGCTGCATTCCAGCGGCCTGTATGCCGGGGCGTGGAGTTCCAACGTCGACTTCGGCTTCGACAGCAAGACCCGTCAGGAGCTGGACTACTACGCCGGCTACTACTGGCAGGCGACCGACGATATCGCCCTGGATGTCGCCTACTACAAGTACACCTATCCCAAGCAGAGCGATCTCAACTACAGCGAGTACTTCGCCGAGCTCAACCTCTACGGCGCACGCCTGGGCGGCTACTACTCCGACGATATCGCTGGCGACCAGAGCATGCTCTACAGCTATGTCGGCTACGGCACCGTGCTGCCCTACGCGGTCGGCCTGGACCTGCGCTACGGCCTGGCTGACTACAAGGACCCGGTGTGGATTTCCAGCAGCGGCAGCAGTCGCGACAGCTACCACGAATGGGAGGTCAAGCTGAGCAAGGAGGTCTTCGCCCTGAACTGGTCGCTGAGTTATATCGACACCGACCTGTCCCAGGCCGAATGCGCCAACTACATGGGCTTCGACGATGTCTGCTCGGCCACCGTGGTGGCTGGCGTCAGCAAATCCTTCTAA
- a CDS encoding cation diffusion facilitator family transporter: MATEQRALQVTIVATVLLASTGIAFGLYAGSQSIVFDGLFNAIDSCMAGLALLVSRLLVKQPGRRFQQGYWHIEPMVLALYGSVLVILCVYALVNSIDGLIRGGQELAFDDAIVYALLTALGAGLMYGYLRRCNRRLRSALIQMDLHSWLMSTVISLALLLAFSIGYLLQGSEYAALTPYIDPLILALLTLVLIPAPCRTVCKAVQQILRITPPALDGEIAGLMARMSQRYGFEDFSQCVSQVGRGLFVEIHILLPAAMNHWPVNELDGVRAEIASAIGSEGPNRWLAIGFTRDSRWL, from the coding sequence ATGGCCACTGAACAGCGGGCCTTGCAGGTGACGATCGTGGCCACCGTGCTGCTGGCCAGCACCGGTATCGCCTTCGGCCTCTACGCCGGTTCGCAATCTATCGTCTTCGACGGCCTGTTCAACGCCATCGACTCGTGCATGGCAGGGCTTGCCCTGCTGGTGTCCCGCCTGCTGGTAAAACAGCCCGGGCGGCGCTTCCAGCAGGGTTACTGGCATATCGAGCCGATGGTGCTGGCACTCTATGGCAGCGTGCTGGTGATCCTCTGTGTCTACGCCCTGGTCAACTCGATCGACGGCCTGATCCGGGGCGGACAGGAGCTGGCCTTTGACGATGCGATTGTCTATGCGCTGCTGACTGCGCTCGGCGCCGGGCTGATGTACGGCTACCTGCGCCGTTGCAATCGCCGCCTGCGCTCCGCCCTGATCCAGATGGATCTGCACAGCTGGCTGATGTCTACCGTCATCAGCCTGGCACTGCTGCTCGCCTTCAGCATCGGCTACCTGCTGCAGGGCAGCGAATATGCGGCGCTGACGCCCTATATCGATCCGCTGATCCTGGCACTGCTGACCCTGGTACTGATTCCGGCGCCCTGCCGCACAGTGTGCAAGGCGGTCCAACAGATCCTGCGCATCACCCCGCCCGCACTGGATGGCGAGATCGCCGGGCTGATGGCGCGGATGAGCCAGCGCTACGGCTTCGAGGACTTTTCCCAATGCGTCAGCCAGGTCGGCCGCGGCCTGTTCGTCGAGATCCATATCCTCCTGCCGGCGGCGATGAACCACTGGCCGGTCAACGAACTGGACGGCGTTCGCGCCGAGATCGCCAGCGCCATCGGTAGCGAGGGGCCCAACCGCTGGCTGGCGATCGGCTTCACCCGCGACAGCCGCTGGCTATGA
- a CDS encoding PDR/VanB family oxidoreductase, producing MSALTAQFEVQITSKRLEAEGVISLELQATDRASLPEWTPGAHIDLLLPSGLVRQYSLCGDPLDRQRLSIGVLLESKGRGGSQEVHGSLRVGQKLAIRGPRNAFSLQADGPYLFVAGGIGITPILAMARAAQRAGADWQLLYGGRSRRSMAFIEELQALGGGRVEILPADEVGLLDLDAVLAAAAAGQQVYSCGPAPLLDALSARFAEAGLSERLHLERFAPEAPAPGAATGETLKVILARSGREVEVPNDCSIMAALRAAGHEVASSCEQGICGMCETRVLDGIPDHRDSLLTEGERARGNVMMLCVSRALTPTLTLDL from the coding sequence GTGAGCGCCTTAACTGCGCAGTTCGAGGTACAGATCACTAGCAAGCGGCTGGAAGCCGAAGGCGTGATCTCCCTCGAGCTGCAGGCCACCGACCGCGCGTCGCTGCCGGAATGGACGCCGGGCGCGCATATCGACCTGCTGCTGCCCTCCGGCCTGGTGCGCCAGTACTCGCTGTGTGGCGATCCGTTGGATCGCCAGCGCCTGAGCATCGGCGTGCTGCTGGAAAGCAAGGGCCGTGGCGGCTCGCAGGAAGTGCATGGCAGCCTGCGCGTCGGCCAGAAGCTGGCCATCCGCGGCCCGCGCAATGCCTTCAGCCTGCAGGCCGACGGGCCTTACCTGTTCGTCGCCGGCGGCATCGGCATCACTCCGATCCTGGCCATGGCCCGGGCGGCACAGCGTGCCGGCGCCGACTGGCAGCTGCTGTACGGCGGCCGCTCGCGGCGCTCCATGGCCTTTATCGAGGAGCTACAAGCACTGGGCGGTGGCCGGGTGGAAATCCTCCCGGCCGACGAGGTCGGCCTGCTCGATCTTGACGCGGTGTTGGCCGCCGCTGCCGCGGGGCAGCAGGTCTACAGTTGCGGCCCGGCGCCGCTGCTCGATGCCTTGAGCGCGCGCTTCGCCGAAGCCGGCCTGAGCGAGCGTCTGCACCTGGAGCGTTTCGCCCCGGAGGCACCGGCGCCCGGAGCGGCGACGGGGGAAACCCTGAAGGTGATCCTGGCGCGCAGCGGCAGGGAAGTAGAGGTGCCCAACGACTGCTCGATCATGGCCGCCCTGCGCGCCGCCGGGCACGAGGTCGCCTCATCCTGCGAGCAGGGTATCTGCGGCATGTGCGAGACGCGGGTGCTGGACGGCATACCGGATCACCGCGACTCGCTGTTGACCGAAGGCGAGCGGGCGCGCGGCAACGTGATGATGCTCTGCGTTTCCCGCGCCCTGACCCCGACCCTGACCCTCGACCTGTAA
- a CDS encoding Rieske 2Fe-2S domain-containing protein, which yields MTTQVTQRQRAEQAMRRQWFPVARSMDLDKPQSATLLGEKLVVYRTESGQAVVQAARCPHRGADLSLGEVHGENIACPYHAWQFSAQTGKCSRVPSLEDQCKIPPGAAIRTYACKERYGHVWTALEEPLFELYDLAEWRELNLKWLAAEPLDSPTGVAVAIENFGDVAHFAYIHRGMMGHVNPVVEPLNVRREGLDIWMDRPLQSCGGEWASDGDCMMGYHIVAPGLVAITYDYERLGKRVVAGFPCPEAYDHVKIFWAVANDRDYKGGDLQECLRVEELLYLEDLPVAATITPREIDWDATVVEHSVPSDLYTLNYRRAFREFIERAHQLPVRLVDEQRASS from the coding sequence ATGACTACTCAAGTTACCCAGCGCCAGCGCGCTGAACAGGCCATGCGCCGCCAATGGTTCCCGGTCGCCCGCTCGATGGACCTGGACAAGCCGCAGTCCGCCACCCTGCTCGGCGAGAAGCTGGTGGTGTACCGCACCGAGTCCGGTCAGGCCGTGGTGCAGGCGGCGCGCTGCCCGCACCGGGGCGCCGACCTGTCCCTGGGTGAAGTACACGGCGAAAACATCGCCTGTCCCTACCATGCCTGGCAGTTCTCCGCGCAGACCGGCAAGTGTAGCCGCGTGCCGTCGCTTGAAGATCAATGCAAGATCCCCCCAGGCGCAGCCATCCGCACCTACGCCTGCAAGGAGCGTTACGGGCATGTCTGGACGGCCCTGGAAGAGCCGCTGTTCGAGCTGTATGACCTGGCCGAATGGCGCGAGCTGAACCTGAAGTGGCTGGCCGCCGAGCCGCTGGATTCCCCCACGGGCGTGGCGGTGGCCATCGAAAACTTCGGTGACGTGGCGCACTTCGCTTACATCCATCGCGGCATGATGGGCCATGTGAACCCGGTCGTTGAACCGTTGAACGTGCGCCGCGAGGGCCTGGACATCTGGATGGACCGGCCGCTGCAGTCCTGCGGGGGCGAGTGGGCCAGCGACGGCGACTGCATGATGGGCTACCACATAGTCGCGCCGGGCCTGGTCGCCATCACCTACGACTACGAGCGCCTGGGCAAGCGCGTGGTGGCCGGCTTCCCCTGCCCGGAAGCCTACGACCACGTGAAGATCTTCTGGGCCGTGGCCAACGACCGCGACTACAAGGGCGGCGACCTGCAGGAATGCCTGCGTGTCGAAGAACTGCTCTATCTCGAGGATCTGCCGGTGGCCGCCACCATCACCCCGCGCGAGATCGACTGGGACGCGACGGTCGTCGAGCACTCGGTGCCTTCCGACCTCTACACCCTCAACTACCGCCGTGCCTTCCGCGAGTTCATCGAGCGCGCCCACCAGCTGCCGGTACGCCTGGTTGACGAGCAGAGGGCGTCGTCGTGA
- a CDS encoding SDR family NAD(P)-dependent oxidoreductase produces the protein MPNSQKSLACQAPESVLSLSPEAQKLSGRVALITGAGRGAGRAHARLLAARGAAVAIVDIDEDVARATAAEIAEAGGRAIALAADITDRTLAERCVAHVAEQLGGLDILVHNAGLIYSMTGLEQTDDANFDRLLAINVHAPLYLTRAALPHLRQSRAPRVIFINSQWGQVPDGHSYGYMVSKAAQLGLMKTLAKEFVGEGILVNAITPGAILTRMVPDEYIEPEKANIPLGRLVHPEEIAAAVAFLASDEAAFIAGQAIPVNGGALLVGI, from the coding sequence ATGCCCAATTCCCAGAAGAGCCTGGCCTGCCAGGCTCCCGAGTCGGTGCTGAGCCTGTCGCCCGAGGCGCAGAAGCTGAGCGGCCGGGTCGCCCTGATCACCGGTGCCGGCCGCGGCGCCGGCCGTGCCCATGCACGCCTGCTGGCGGCCCGTGGCGCGGCGGTGGCGATCGTCGATATCGATGAGGACGTCGCCCGCGCCACCGCCGCGGAAATCGCCGAGGCCGGTGGCCGCGCCATCGCCCTGGCCGCCGACATCACCGACCGCACGCTGGCCGAGCGCTGCGTGGCGCACGTCGCCGAGCAGCTGGGCGGCCTCGACATCCTGGTGCACAACGCCGGGCTGATCTATTCGATGACCGGCCTGGAGCAGACCGACGACGCCAACTTCGACCGCCTGCTGGCGATCAACGTGCACGCGCCGCTGTACCTGACCCGCGCGGCCCTGCCGCACCTGCGCCAGAGCCGCGCGCCGCGGGTGATCTTCATCAACTCGCAGTGGGGCCAGGTGCCGGACGGCCATTCCTACGGCTACATGGTCAGCAAGGCGGCGCAGCTCGGCCTGATGAAGACCCTGGCCAAGGAGTTCGTCGGCGAGGGCATCCTGGTCAACGCCATCACCCCCGGCGCCATCCTCACCCGCATGGTGCCGGACGAGTACATCGAGCCCGAGAAAGCCAACATCCCCCTGGGCCGCCTGGTGCACCCGGAGGAGATCGCCGCGGCCGTCGCCTTCCTCGCCTCCGACGAGGCCGCGTTCATCGCCGGCCAGGCCATCCCCGTCAATGGCGGCGCGCTGCTGGTCGGCATCTAA
- a CDS encoding VOC family protein translates to MLKLKRLDNMDILTHNVQRLVDFYHGTLGLGFFLPYEAEERWAAIEMGNVTLYLFHTENDSPVARRTAVNLEDKPGFDSFAFEVENLDEAIAYLDGKVEWVTAEPIEWQHPNGTHYRYRPMFDPDGNMFYVTEPHKTV, encoded by the coding sequence ATGCTCAAACTCAAACGCCTCGACAACATGGATATCCTCACCCACAACGTGCAGCGCCTGGTGGACTTCTACCACGGCACCCTCGGCCTGGGCTTCTTCCTGCCCTACGAGGCCGAGGAGCGCTGGGCCGCCATCGAAATGGGCAACGTCACCCTGTACCTGTTCCACACCGAGAACGACTCCCCGGTGGCGCGGCGCACCGCGGTGAACCTGGAAGACAAGCCGGGCTTCGACTCCTTCGCCTTCGAGGTGGAGAACCTCGACGAAGCCATCGCCTACCTCGACGGCAAGGTCGAGTGGGTCACCGCCGAACCCATCGAGTGGCAGCACCCCAACGGCACCCACTACCGCTACCGCCCGATGTTCGACCCGGACGGCAACATGTTCTACGTCACCGAGCCGCACAAGACCGTCTGA
- a CDS encoding C45 family autoproteolytic acyltransferase/hydolase, with amino-acid sequence MSQVFRSTVCEPTARGREFGETFATKIRATVAAYQGLFDRVASRPFDLRAMGAQALARIEAFAPSLHQEILGMAEGAGVEADYIGAINARTEILAALGAPLRGECSTVVKVDPWGAPVTAQTWDWYSEFAEQWLVWEIPHADGRLTTTVTEYGIVGKPGVNNRGLGVHFNILHHERDGGDIGVPVHVLSRWILDSCSDINQALQLCNSTEVSASSSLTLIAAVDHSSCAVSVEIHPGGPGLVFPAADGLLVHTNHFLSAPASAFDTEPRAYPDTLIRHDLLVRRLSNQPDLSALDLLTALNSHLGSTGAVCCHPAPGQPETGQYATLASITLDVLGGTLQALAGGSCRHL; translated from the coding sequence ATGAGCCAGGTATTCCGTTCCACGGTCTGCGAGCCGACCGCCCGCGGTCGCGAATTCGGCGAGACCTTCGCCACCAAGATCCGCGCCACGGTGGCGGCTTACCAGGGGCTGTTCGACCGCGTTGCCTCAAGGCCTTTCGATCTGCGCGCCATGGGCGCCCAGGCCCTAGCCCGCATCGAGGCCTTTGCGCCATCGCTGCACCAGGAAATCCTTGGCATGGCCGAGGGCGCGGGCGTCGAGGCCGACTACATCGGTGCCATCAATGCGCGCACCGAGATCCTCGCCGCCCTCGGTGCACCGCTGCGCGGCGAGTGCTCCACCGTGGTCAAGGTCGACCCCTGGGGCGCGCCGGTGACGGCGCAGACCTGGGACTGGTACAGCGAGTTCGCCGAGCAGTGGCTGGTGTGGGAGATTCCCCACGCCGACGGCCGTCTGACCACCACCGTCACCGAGTACGGCATCGTCGGCAAGCCCGGGGTCAACAACCGTGGCCTGGGTGTGCACTTCAACATCCTTCACCACGAACGCGACGGCGGCGATATCGGCGTGCCGGTGCATGTGCTGTCGCGCTGGATCCTCGACAGCTGCTCGGACATCAACCAGGCCCTGCAACTGTGCAACAGCACCGAGGTTTCCGCCTCCAGTTCGCTGACCCTGATCGCCGCCGTGGACCATTCCAGCTGCGCGGTGTCGGTGGAGATCCATCCGGGCGGTCCGGGCCTGGTGTTCCCGGCGGCCGACGGCCTGCTGGTGCACACCAACCATTTCCTCTCGGCCCCGGCCAGTGCCTTCGACACCGAGCCGCGCGCCTACCCGGACACCTTGATCCGGCATGACCTGCTGGTGCGCCGCCTGAGCAACCAGCCTGACCTCAGCGCGCTGGACCTGCTCACGGCGCTGAACAGCCACCTGGGCAGCACCGGCGCGGTCTGCTGTCACCCGGCTCCCGGTCAGCCCGAGACCGGTCAATACGCCACCCTGGCCAGCATCACCCTCGACGTGCTCGGCGGCACCCTGCAGGCCCTGGCGGGCGGCTCCTGCCGCCACCTCTAA
- a CDS encoding polysaccharide deacetylase family protein encodes MRADNNPRLQWPNKRPVAVSLTFDVDAEAGLLGDSPTFARRLTSLSEGRFGVTRGVPRILELLRRHKIPATFFVPGYTAEQHPHLVEMLLKEGHEIGHHGHMHLRSDKVSAEQQTEEMQLGLEALAKAGAPKPAGYRSSSWELTPETFELVLANGFAYDSSCMGDDRPYYEQWNGASILEIPVHWSQDDWPMFGWSIDNGGNFTAPRVLFDSWLAEYESARRDGRHTSFTMHPEVIGRAARFEQLERLVERMASDGDVWFARLDEVAKQVAPQLQQVSK; translated from the coding sequence ATGCGTGCAGACAACAACCCCCGGCTGCAGTGGCCGAACAAGAGACCGGTCGCCGTTTCCCTGACCTTCGATGTGGATGCCGAGGCCGGCCTACTGGGCGACAGCCCGACCTTCGCGCGCCGCCTGACCAGCCTGTCCGAGGGCCGCTTCGGCGTGACCCGCGGCGTGCCGCGGATTCTCGAACTGCTGCGCCGGCACAAGATCCCGGCGACCTTCTTCGTGCCCGGCTACACCGCCGAACAGCACCCGCACCTGGTGGAGATGCTGCTCAAGGAAGGCCACGAGATCGGTCACCACGGCCATATGCACTTGCGCAGCGACAAGGTCAGCGCCGAGCAGCAGACCGAGGAGATGCAGCTGGGCCTGGAGGCCCTGGCCAAGGCCGGGGCGCCGAAGCCGGCCGGCTACCGTTCCTCGTCCTGGGAGCTGACCCCGGAGACCTTCGAGCTGGTGCTGGCCAACGGCTTCGCCTACGACTCCAGTTGCATGGGCGACGACCGTCCCTACTACGAGCAGTGGAACGGCGCCTCGATCCTGGAAATCCCGGTGCACTGGTCGCAGGATGACTGGCCGATGTTCGGCTGGAGCATCGACAACGGCGGCAACTTCACCGCACCGCGCGTGCTGTTCGACAGCTGGCTGGCGGAGTACGAGTCGGCGCGCCGCGATGGCCGCCACACCAGCTTCACCATGCACCCGGAAGTGATCGGCCGCGCCGCGCGCTTCGAGCAACTGGAGCGCCTGGTCGAGCGCATGGCCAGCGATGGCGATGTGTGGTTCGCCCGCCTTGACGAGGTGGCCAAGCAAGTGGCCCCGCAACTGCAGCAGGTGAGCAAATGA
- a CDS encoding APC family permease — MQMHQANPGTEPTAVLAKTIRWWDGVAITLSLPAALFVGLGYSIGAIGAWAAIALWAVIAAVAVLHNWLYSEMGAMFGEKSGGIALYANEAWSRRFPSLGPLATYAYWFAWATAPAIWGLAVAQILSEQFWPDVTFSYNLGPIQLGLPQFIALGVALISWALSMIQLRFTMVILTVAGVLLMIPVLIFGTSFLTADVWNTSSFTWRTGEGVEGLRTILAWLFIMAWSAYAVEAAASFIPEFRDTVADTRKALRISALILLLVFTLTPLGLAGLLGEQVLTDKPYGFLQAGAEVLMGGGAAPITLVLIAGILVLSVMGTADAGRALYQSSRDGLTIRQFGTLNRAGVPARAVTVQLLINILMVLLVGNPLAVIVAGNVGYILAHLLAVSGYVMLRWDRPDAPRPICLSRSWTGIAIALALFDALILVVGMTGAAITGYGGLKEVLIAVAVLTISQALYWLRRLQDREDSESGAAHKAP, encoded by the coding sequence ATGCAGATGCACCAGGCCAATCCCGGCACCGAGCCGACCGCGGTACTCGCTAAAACCATTCGCTGGTGGGACGGGGTGGCGATCACCCTCAGCCTGCCCGCGGCCCTGTTCGTCGGCCTCGGCTATTCGATTGGCGCGATCGGGGCCTGGGCGGCCATCGCCCTGTGGGCCGTGATTGCGGCCGTCGCCGTGCTGCACAACTGGCTGTATTCGGAAATGGGCGCCATGTTTGGTGAGAAGTCCGGCGGCATCGCGCTCTACGCCAACGAGGCCTGGAGCCGGCGTTTTCCCAGCCTGGGGCCGCTGGCCACTTACGCCTACTGGTTCGCCTGGGCCACCGCCCCGGCGATCTGGGGCCTGGCGGTGGCGCAGATCCTTTCCGAGCAGTTCTGGCCGGACGTCACCTTCAGCTACAACCTGGGGCCGATCCAGTTGGGGCTGCCGCAGTTCATCGCCCTCGGCGTGGCGCTGATTTCCTGGGCCCTGAGCATGATCCAGTTGCGCTTCACCATGGTGATCCTCACCGTGGCCGGCGTGCTGCTGATGATCCCGGTGCTGATCTTCGGCACCAGCTTCCTCACCGCCGACGTCTGGAACACCAGCAGCTTCACCTGGCGCACCGGCGAGGGTGTCGAGGGCCTGCGCACCATCCTCGCCTGGCTGTTCATCATGGCCTGGTCGGCTTACGCGGTGGAGGCCGCGGCCTCCTTTATCCCCGAGTTCCGCGACACGGTGGCGGATACCCGCAAGGCGCTGCGTATCTCCGCGCTGATCCTGTTGCTGGTGTTCACCCTGACCCCGCTGGGCCTGGCCGGCCTGCTCGGCGAGCAGGTGCTTACGGATAAGCCCTACGGCTTCCTGCAGGCGGGCGCCGAAGTGCTGATGGGCGGTGGCGCGGCGCCGATCACCCTGGTGCTGATCGCCGGCATCTTGGTGCTGTCGGTGATGGGCACGGCCGATGCCGGTCGGGCGTTGTACCAGAGTTCGCGTGATGGCCTGACCATCCGCCAGTTCGGCACCCTCAACCGCGCCGGCGTGCCGGCCCGGGCGGTGACCGTGCAGCTGCTGATCAACATCCTGATGGTGCTGCTGGTCGGCAACCCGCTGGCGGTCATCGTCGCCGGCAACGTCGGCTACATCCTTGCCCACCTGCTGGCGGTGTCCGGCTACGTGATGCTGCGCTGGGATCGTCCTGACGCGCCGCGGCCGATCTGCCTGTCGCGCTCCTGGACCGGCATCGCCATCGCCCTGGCGTTGTTCGATGCGCTGATCCTGGTGGTCGGCATGACCGGCGCCGCCATCACCGGTTATGGCGGCCTCAAGGAGGTGCTGATCGCCGTGGCCGTGCTGACCATCTCCCAGGCGCTCTATTGGCTCAGACGCCTGCAGGACCGCGAGGACTCCGAGTCCGGCGCCGCGCACAAAGCCCCGTAA
- a CDS encoding Lrp/AsnC family transcriptional regulator, protein MSISSLDPLDFEIVRELQEDGRRAFREVARNLSVPEATIRTRVKRLQDQGIVQILAFTNPSKLGHAKLALLFVNVAPQDHERAVDTLGRWPEVSYLSTTMGTADICVQVLCRDDDSLWALQQRVRSLPGIRDVRMLQEVKVHKIRFTIPPIEPES, encoded by the coding sequence ATGTCTATTTCGTCCCTCGATCCACTGGACTTCGAAATCGTCCGTGAACTGCAGGAAGACGGCCGCCGCGCTTTTCGCGAAGTTGCGCGCAACCTCTCGGTTCCCGAGGCCACCATCCGCACGCGGGTCAAGCGCCTGCAAGACCAGGGCATCGTGCAGATCCTGGCGTTCACTAACCCATCCAAGCTGGGGCATGCCAAGCTGGCGCTGTTGTTCGTCAACGTGGCGCCGCAAGATCACGAACGGGCCGTCGATACGCTGGGGCGCTGGCCGGAAGTCAGCTACCTGTCGACCACCATGGGCACTGCGGATATCTGCGTGCAGGTGCTGTGCCGCGATGATGATAGCCTGTGGGCCTTGCAGCAGCGGGTGCGCAGCCTGCCGGGCATCCGCGACGTGAGGATGCTGCAGGAAGTGAAGGTGCACAAGATCCGCTTCACCATTCCGCCGATCGAGCCCGAGAGCTGA
- a CDS encoding YybH family protein, whose product MNSTADRAEIEALFQRLVRAHADRDADAIVEAYAPDAVIYDLAPPLGRRGMKRDSVATWLAGWDGPIQIGARDVDLTVDGDVAFASALNRMRGRQSGEDQDLWYRTTMCLRKTNGRWRIVHDHSSVPFHMDGSYRAAIDLKS is encoded by the coding sequence ATGAATTCGACAGCAGATAGAGCCGAGATAGAAGCGCTCTTCCAACGATTGGTAAGAGCGCATGCTGACCGCGACGCAGACGCCATCGTCGAGGCCTATGCGCCGGACGCTGTGATTTACGACCTGGCGCCGCCGCTAGGGCGCCGCGGAATGAAACGCGACAGCGTCGCGACATGGCTTGCAGGCTGGGACGGGCCAATCCAGATCGGTGCGCGCGACGTCGATCTCACCGTCGACGGCGACGTGGCGTTCGCATCAGCGCTAAACCGAATGCGCGGGCGACAGAGCGGTGAAGACCAGGATCTTTGGTACCGCACTACGATGTGTCTTCGGAAGACGAACGGGCGATGGCGCATCGTCCACGATCACTCGTCCGTGCCCTTCCACATGGATGGGAGCTATCGCGCTGCTATTGATCTTAAGTCGTAG
- a CDS encoding IclR family transcriptional regulator domain-containing protein: protein MVIQQITAAHRLQAVSAAGERVPLHCSASGKALLATLNAHQLARHLKLALTHRLFDNAQLATELEQVRQEQVAWDFEEHQIGVCALATAFLDLQGNVYALSDSALHGEDAGADTSITSCARESTALGKRSRTHIVISAFISAGKAVSRVAAEG, encoded by the coding sequence GTGGTTATTCAGCAAATCACGGCGGCTCATCGCCTCCAGGCGGTGTCGGCAGCTGGTGAGCGCGTTCCGTTGCATTGCTCCGCCAGCGGCAAAGCCCTTTTGGCAACGCTCAATGCACATCAGCTTGCGCGCCATTTGAAGCTTGCGCTCACTCACCGGCTCTTCGACAACGCACAGTTGGCGACGGAGCTTGAGCAAGTCAGGCAGGAGCAGGTTGCATGGGACTTTGAGGAACATCAGATCGGGGTGTGCGCCTTGGCTACTGCGTTTCTCGATCTGCAAGGGAATGTATACGCACTTTCCGACAGCGCGCTTCACGGAGAAGATGCCGGAGCTGACACCTCCATTACTAGCTGCGCGCGAGAGTCTACAGCGCTTGGTAAGCGGTCGCGCACGCACATAGTCATTTCGGCTTTCATATCTGCGGGGAAGGCGGTCTCGCGTGTCGCCGCAGAAGGATGA
- a CDS encoding BPSL0761 family protein: protein MPDERTRSVIQTREFLVDLSRDSTLPESVRGEARRLLRHFPSKDDLILAARLEEQHPLGPVFSSTIDG, encoded by the coding sequence ATGCCCGATGAGCGTACTAGATCCGTTATCCAGACACGGGAGTTCCTGGTGGACCTGAGCCGGGATTCGACTCTGCCCGAATCTGTGCGGGGCGAGGCACGGAGGCTTCTGCGTCACTTTCCTTCAAAGGATGATTTAATTTTGGCAGCTAGGCTCGAAGAGCAACACCCACTTGGGCCGGTGTTCAGCTCAACGATCGACGGGTGA
- a CDS encoding site-specific integrase encodes MLGLSKKVRVASVRVLRCWRDRALILLGFWRAFRSDELCRLQVEHIQARAGEGMTLFLPRSKGDRDNLGTSYSAPALQRLCPVQAYLEWIAVAGLALGPVFRGINRWGQLQVTPLHPNSVIPLLRQTLQRAGLDGEQYSCHSLRRGFATWATCNGWDQKSLMSYVGWKDAKSALRYVEAARFFAGALQAPAVREFSAIPLPDEVG; translated from the coding sequence ATGCTTGGTCTTTCGAAGAAGGTACGTGTCGCATCAGTTCGGGTGCTGCGCTGCTGGCGCGACCGCGCGCTAATCCTGCTCGGCTTCTGGCGCGCCTTTCGCAGTGACGAGCTGTGCCGTCTGCAGGTCGAGCACATCCAGGCGCGAGCCGGGGAGGGCATGACCCTCTTCCTGCCGCGGAGCAAGGGTGATCGCGACAACCTCGGCACCAGCTACTCGGCGCCGGCCTTGCAGCGCCTGTGTCCGGTGCAGGCTTACCTGGAGTGGATCGCGGTGGCGGGGCTTGCCCTCGGCCCCGTGTTTCGTGGGATCAACCGCTGGGGGCAGCTGCAGGTCACGCCGTTGCACCCCAACAGCGTGATTCCGCTGCTGCGGCAGACGCTGCAGCGCGCGGGGCTGGACGGTGAGCAATACAGCTGTCACTCGCTACGCCGCGGCTTTGCCACCTGGGCGACGTGCAACGGCTGGGACCAGAAGTCCTTGATGAGCTACGTCGGCTGGAAGGACGCGAAGTCGGCGTTGCGCTATGTCGAGGCCGCGAGGTTCTTCGCCGGCGCCTTGCAAGCGCCCGCAGTGCGGGAGTTTTCGGCTATCCCTCTGCCAGATGAGGTGGGCTGA